GCCGTTGCCGGTATTCGTGACAGAAAAATACTGGGTCGCCGTGGTCCCGTTGAAGCCGCCGATATTGTTGTCGGTGGGTACCTGTCCGTAGATGTAGCCGCCACCAGATGTCAGAAAGCCGAAGAAGACAAACGAGGATGGGATTCCACCGCCCGTAATGGCGCTCCAGGGAATCGCAATCTCGCGCGTGTTGGTGTTGCTGCCGTTATCGGCATAGTTGGCGTAATACGAGGTCTGCGCACTCCAGTTGCCGCTGCCGTCAGAACTGCGGAATTCGTTGTAGCCGTTTTTGAAATAAGTGACAAACGATGCACGGAAGGGCAATGAGGACAAATTCGTGAAGTCGTATTGAAAAGCCGTTAGGTTTCCGTCGCTGTTCGAGCAGCACGTCGGCGGGTTCTGCGGGTTAGGCTTAATGTAAAGCACCGCGCCTTCGGAGAGATTAGCGTTCACTATGGCGACATAGAGATTACTGGCGTCCCACGTCATGTACCAGGTTTGTCCCGTATTACCGGCATTGGAGAGTGAGTTGCTGTTCCCGTACTCGCCCGAGCCGATGGAGCCATCAATCGTCGCCGTCGTCCATTGCGCACACAGCGGGGCTGCGGCCGTAAGCAGTATAGTCACGACAAGGGCAAGCTTCGACAGAAGAGTACGACGCATGACATGCCTCGCGAATTCTCTGGGTCTTTAAGAGCCAGCCGCTAGCCACGCAAAGGCTGTTGGTTGGACTTACTCAGAAAGTTGCAGACATCGGGGTCCTGCCCGACGAGGCCTGAGAGAACTGAGGTACCCCGACGCACAGCGACCGCGTCGAGCATTTTTCGCATATCTATCCGACAATTGCAACAGGTCGCTTGCTAAGCCCCAGGTCGGTTCGTTTTCCCGAGCCTTGGTTGGTTTGGCAGAGTACGATGTCTTTGATCTCGATGTAGCTTCGCAGAACCCGCCAGCTACGACCTGTGATCTTCCCAATGGACTGACTCGACGGAGTACGTCACGCGGTAGGCACTCATTGCTTCTTCGAGAGTCGCGAAAAAAGTCTCTTCGCCGAAGCGCGTGAAGAGGCCGAAGCGTTTCAGCTTGTCCTTGACCGGATCCTTCATCTCGGCGAAACACAACTCGATGCCCGCGGCGTGCAAGGTGTCGTCGAGTTGGGAGACGACATCGGCCGCAGTGACATCGACGCTAGTGACTGGCTCCGCTGCAACCACAAGCCAGCGGACCGGCGTCGGTGAGCTCGCAACGGCATCAAGGGCACGTTCGCGGAACAACTCGGCATTCGCAAAGAACAGCGGCGCATCCCAACGGAACAGCACAAGGCCCGGGATCAGCCGTGCGTCCGGATAGCGTGCGATGTCGTGGTAGCCACTGACTCGTTCCACGCGGCCAAGGACAGCCGAATGCGGGCGCCAGCCGTCCCAGAGGAACTCAATCACCGCAATTACGATCGCGAGCCCAATGCCCGGAATGACGCCGAGCGTGGCCACACCAGCAAAGCAGGCCATCGAAAGCCAGAACTCCCAGCGCTGGATGCGATAGATGCGACGCAGGTCGGACACTTCAATCAGGCCGATGGCCGCGGCAATGACGACCGCAGCCAGAGCGGTATGAGGCAGATATTGGAGCAGATTGGGCGCGAGCACTAGCAGCAGTGAGATGGCGAGGGCGCCTACAACCCCCGTCAGTTGGGTCCTGGCCCCCGCCGCCTCGGCCACTGGTGTGCGCGACGAGCTGCTACTGATCGGGAAGCCCTGAAAGAAAACTGTGGCAAGATTTGCCATGCCGAGGCCCACCATCTCTTGGTTCGGATCGACTGGCGCACGCAGACGTGCCGCATAGGTTCGAGAGAGCACGCTCGTATCCGCGAATGAAACGAGAGCGACCGCAACGCCACCCATGAGAATCGGTACCAGCTCGTTGACTGGGACTAGCGGAAGGCGTGGCGAGGGCAATCCTT
The genomic region above belongs to Terriglobales bacterium and contains:
- a CDS encoding SulP family inorganic anion transporter, producing MRWLPGLNTLRGYESSWLRHDLVAGLVMTTMLVPVGIAYAEASGVPGINGLYATIVPLLAYALFGPSRILVLGPDSALAPVILTVVLPLSGGEPRRAVALAGMMALVSGIVCIAVGLARLGFITELLSKPIRYGYMNGIALTVLLSQVPKLFGFSVKSNGPLRQVWGIVDQVLAGRTNVVALVIGASTLVLILLLKRWPRIPGILIAVVTATFVVAAFDLARRAGVSVLGPLPQGLPSPRLPLVPVNELVPILMGGVAVALVSFADTSVLSRTYAARLRAPVDPNQEMVGLGMANLATVFFQGFPISSSSSRTPVAEAAGARTQLTGVVGALAISLLLVLAPNLLQYLPHTALAAVVIAAAIGLIEVSDLRRIYRIQRWEFWLSMACFAGVATLGVIPGIGLAIVIAVIEFLWDGWRPHSAVLGRVERVSGYHDIARYPDARLIPGLVLFRWDAPLFFANAELFRERALDAVASSPTPVRWLVVAAEPVTSVDVTAADVVSQLDDTLHAAGIELCFAEMKDPVKDKLKRFGLFTRFGEETFFATLEEAMSAYRVTYSVESVHWEDHRS